The Palaemon carinicauda isolate YSFRI2023 chromosome 37, ASM3689809v2, whole genome shotgun sequence genome contains a region encoding:
- the LOC137629329 gene encoding protein FAM133A-like, translating into MKKKKKKKKKKKKKKKKKRTWREDNKSSPCFESKEEEEEEEEEELPCFDSKEEEEEEENLTRTQQELPPALQAKKKMKKKKKKKKKKKKKKKKKKKKKKKKRGQELPLL; encoded by the coding sequence atgaagaagaagaagaagaagaagaagaagaagaagaagaagaagaagaagaagagaacctGGAGAGAGGACAACAAGAGCTCCCCCTGCTTTgaaagcaaagaagaagaagaagaagaagaagaagaagaactcccCTGCTTTGacagtaaagaagaagaagaagaagaagagaacctGACGAGAACACAACAAGAGCTCCCCCCTGCTTTGCAagcaaagaagaagatgaagaagaagaagaagaagaagaagaagaagaagaagaagaagaagaagaagaagaagaagaagaagaagaagagaggacaAGAGCTTCCCCTGCTttga